One genomic window of Novosphingobium aureum includes the following:
- a CDS encoding LysR family transcriptional regulator — MAGAWDGIEEFVSVARAGSFTAGARSFGASVTHMSRAVGRLEARLGNQLFHRTTRSLSLTEAGRHFLETGARLIAERDDAIAAMSASASPRGHLRITCSYTLGEQFIGPILRGYALDYPEISVTCDLDNDVVDLIRDGYDLAIRTGHLEDSRLVATRVASRAMVTVAAPAYLEGHGTPQRIADLKGHACLVGSSSLWQFARGETFRPEGRWKANSGIMVLEAALEGMGLCQLPRFYAAPHLQDGSLREVLASECPEDEPIWAVYPRPKHHSPKISTLVERLRAELQPRLAGAPLS; from the coding sequence ATGGCAGGCGCCTGGGACGGCATCGAGGAATTCGTGAGCGTGGCGCGTGCGGGCAGCTTCACCGCGGGGGCGCGCAGCTTCGGCGCATCGGTCACGCACATGAGCCGCGCGGTGGGCAGGCTCGAAGCGCGGCTGGGCAACCAGCTGTTCCACCGCACCACCCGCTCGCTCAGCCTGACCGAAGCCGGGCGACACTTCCTCGAGACCGGTGCGCGCCTGATCGCCGAGCGCGACGATGCCATCGCCGCGATGAGCGCAAGCGCCAGCCCGCGCGGGCACTTGCGCATCACCTGTTCCTACACGCTGGGCGAGCAGTTCATCGGTCCGATCCTGCGCGGCTATGCGCTGGACTACCCCGAGATCTCGGTGACCTGCGACCTCGACAACGACGTCGTCGACCTCATCCGCGACGGCTACGATCTGGCAATCCGGACCGGCCACCTCGAGGATTCGCGTCTCGTCGCGACCCGCGTCGCCTCGCGCGCGATGGTCACCGTGGCCGCGCCCGCCTATCTCGAAGGGCACGGCACACCGCAGCGCATCGCCGATCTCAAGGGCCATGCCTGTCTGGTGGGCTCGAGCAGCCTGTGGCAGTTTGCGCGGGGCGAGACCTTCCGGCCCGAGGGTCGCTGGAAGGCCAACAGCGGGATCATGGTCCTCGAGGCCGCGCTCGAAGGCATGGGCCTGTGCCAGTTGCCGCGCTTCTACGCCGCGCCGCACCTTCAGGACGGAAGCCTGCGCGAAGTGCTGGCGAGCGAATGCCCCGAGGACGAGCCGATCTGGGCGGTCTATCCGCGCCCCAAGCATCACTCTCCCAAGATCTCGACATTGGTCGAGAGGCTGCGCGCCGAACTCCAGCCGCGCCTTGCCGGCGCACCGCTCAGCTAA
- the fghA gene encoding S-formylglutathione hydrolase, producing the protein MSLETISTNRSHGGTQGVYKHRSSETGTDMTFSVFVPDHAEGETLPVLWYLSGLTCTHANVTEKGEYREACAQHGVIFVAPDTSPRGDEVPDDEGYDFGKGAGFYVDATEQPWAANFRMRSYIESELPALLAASFPVDMDRQAITGHSMGGHGALTIALRNPERFRSVSAFSPIVSPLACPWGEKALGGYLGGDKAAWREYDACALIEDGARVADLLVDQGDADGFLEEQLRTPLLVAACEKAGQPATIRMQAGYDHSYYFISSFMAEHVAWHAERLAT; encoded by the coding sequence ATGAGCCTCGAGACCATCTCCACGAACCGCAGCCACGGCGGCACCCAGGGCGTCTACAAGCACCGCTCATCCGAGACCGGCACCGACATGACCTTCTCGGTCTTCGTGCCCGATCACGCCGAGGGCGAGACCCTGCCGGTGCTGTGGTACCTCTCGGGGCTCACCTGCACTCATGCCAACGTCACTGAAAAGGGCGAGTACCGCGAGGCCTGCGCGCAGCACGGCGTGATCTTCGTGGCGCCCGACACCAGCCCGCGTGGTGACGAGGTGCCCGACGACGAAGGCTACGACTTCGGCAAGGGCGCCGGCTTCTACGTCGACGCCACCGAGCAGCCCTGGGCGGCGAACTTCCGCATGCGTTCCTACATCGAGAGCGAGCTGCCCGCATTGCTGGCAGCCTCGTTCCCGGTCGACATGGATCGCCAGGCGATCACCGGGCACTCGATGGGCGGGCACGGTGCGCTCACCATCGCGTTGCGCAATCCCGAGCGCTTCCGTTCGGTCAGCGCCTTCTCGCCCATCGTCTCGCCGCTGGCGTGCCCATGGGGCGAGAAGGCGCTGGGCGGCTATCTCGGTGGCGACAAGGCGGCATGGCGCGAATACGATGCCTGCGCGCTGATCGAGGACGGTGCGCGCGTTGCCGACCTGCTGGTCGATCAGGGCGATGCCGACGGCTTCCTCGAGGAGCAGCTGCGCACGCCGCTTCTCGTCGCGGCATGCGAGAAGGCCGGGCAGCCCGCCACGATCCGGATGCAGGCAGGTTACGACCATTCGTACTACTTCATCTCGAGCTTCATGGCCGAGCATGTCGCCTGGCACGCTGAGCGCTTGGCCACCTGA
- a CDS encoding GNAT family N-acetyltransferase → MLIRRATPRDAAAIAAIILPVIEAGETYALDPQMGEAGALGYWLGEDRQTFVAEAGGEVLGTYYLRTNQPGGGAHVCNCGYMVRPAVAGRGIARAMCEHSLEEARAQGYRAMQFNFVVSTNLRAIALWERLGFSVVGRLPGAFEQPGIGLVDALVMYRSL, encoded by the coding sequence ATGCTGATCCGCCGAGCCACCCCGCGCGATGCCGCCGCGATTGCCGCCATCATCCTGCCCGTCATTGAGGCGGGCGAGACTTACGCGCTCGACCCGCAGATGGGCGAGGCGGGGGCGCTCGGCTACTGGTTGGGGGAGGACCGGCAGACCTTCGTCGCCGAAGCGGGGGGCGAGGTTCTCGGAACCTATTACCTGCGCACCAACCAGCCCGGCGGCGGCGCGCACGTGTGCAATTGCGGCTACATGGTGCGACCCGCGGTAGCGGGCAGGGGCATTGCGCGCGCGATGTGCGAGCACTCGCTTGAAGAGGCTCGCGCGCAAGGCTACCGCGCGATGCAGTTCAACTTCGTGGTGAGCACCAATCTGCGCGCCATTGCCTTGTGGGAGCGGCTGGGTTTCAGCGTGGTGGGCCGGCTTCCCGGCGCCTTCGAACAGCCCGGGATCGGCTTGGTCGATGCCCTCGTCATGTACCGCAGCCTTTAG
- a CDS encoding SDR family oxidoreductase, translating to MQFTHRKILITGGNSGIGRALAEALAGHANTLIVTGRNETTLGETLEANPGMHGYRLDVTDPADLAAFPGRVLADHPDLDAVILNAGIMEPENYAADTVSTEVADRIIATNLTAPIHLAAAFLPHLRARPEAALVTVSSGLAFLPLVRTPTYSASKAAIHSLSQTLRHQLRETSVAVHELAPPEVATELTPGQSQRESALPLEDFIAEVTAIMTAPEVPDEILVERVGFLRHAEAQGEFAKRFAILNG from the coding sequence ATGCAGTTCACCCATCGCAAGATCCTCATCACCGGCGGCAACTCGGGTATCGGCCGCGCATTGGCCGAGGCGCTCGCCGGCCACGCCAACACGTTGATCGTGACCGGTCGCAACGAGACGACTCTAGGCGAGACACTGGAAGCAAACCCGGGCATGCACGGCTACAGGCTCGACGTGACCGATCCCGCAGACCTGGCCGCCTTTCCCGGCCGCGTGCTCGCCGATCATCCCGATCTCGACGCGGTAATCCTCAATGCCGGGATCATGGAACCCGAGAACTACGCCGCCGATACGGTGTCGACCGAAGTTGCCGACCGCATCATCGCGACCAACCTCACCGCGCCGATCCATCTCGCCGCAGCCTTCCTGCCGCACCTGCGCGCACGGCCCGAGGCGGCTCTCGTCACAGTATCCTCGGGGCTCGCCTTCCTCCCACTGGTACGTACGCCGACCTATTCGGCGAGCAAGGCCGCGATCCATTCGCTCAGCCAGACGCTGCGCCACCAGCTGCGCGAGACTTCGGTGGCAGTCCACGAACTGGCCCCGCCCGAAGTCGCGACCGAGCTGACCCCGGGCCAGTCGCAGCGCGAGAGCGCCCTTCCCCTTGAAGACTTCATCGCCGAAGTAACCGCAATCATGACCGCGCCCGAAGTGCCCGACGAGATCCTCGTCGAGCGCGTGGGCTTCCTGCGCCACGCCGAGGCGCAAGGCGAATTCGCCAAGCGCTTCGCCATACTCAACGGGTGA
- a CDS encoding S-(hydroxymethyl)glutathione dehydrogenase/class III alcohol dehydrogenase, with protein MKTRAAVAFEAKKPLEIVEVDLEGPKEGEVLVEIMATGLCHTDAYTLDGLDSEGIFPSILGHEGAGIVREVGPGVTSVKPDDHVIPLYTPECRQCKSCLSGKTNLCTAIRATQGKGLMPDGTSRFSYKGQQIFHYMGCSTFSNFTVLPEIAVAKIREDAPFQTSCYVGCGVTTGVGAVTNTAKVQVGDNVVVFGLGGIGLNVIQGARLAGANMIIGVDINPDREEWGRKFGMTDFLNTKGMSNDEIVQKIVAMTDGGADYTFDCTGNTNVMRTALEACHRGWGESIIIGVAEAGKEIATRPFQLVTGRVWKGTAFGGAKGRTDVPKIVDWYMNGKIEIDPMITHVLSLEEINKGFDLMHAGESIRSVVVY; from the coding sequence ATGAAGACCCGTGCCGCCGTCGCCTTCGAGGCGAAGAAGCCCTTGGAAATCGTCGAGGTCGACCTCGAGGGCCCCAAGGAGGGCGAGGTTCTCGTCGAGATCATGGCCACCGGCCTTTGCCACACCGATGCCTACACCCTCGACGGGCTCGATTCGGAAGGGATCTTCCCCTCGATCCTCGGTCATGAGGGCGCCGGCATCGTGCGCGAGGTCGGCCCGGGCGTCACCAGCGTGAAGCCGGACGATCACGTGATCCCGCTCTACACCCCCGAATGCCGCCAGTGTAAGTCGTGCCTCTCGGGCAAGACCAACCTGTGCACCGCGATCCGTGCGACGCAGGGCAAGGGCCTGATGCCCGACGGCACCAGCCGCTTCTCCTACAAGGGCCAGCAGATCTTCCACTACATGGGCTGCTCGACCTTCTCGAATTTCACCGTCCTGCCCGAGATCGCTGTCGCCAAGATCCGCGAGGACGCACCGTTCCAGACCTCGTGCTACGTCGGCTGCGGCGTGACCACGGGTGTCGGCGCGGTGACCAACACCGCCAAGGTGCAGGTCGGCGACAACGTCGTCGTCTTCGGTCTGGGCGGCATCGGCCTCAACGTGATCCAGGGCGCGCGGCTTGCCGGTGCGAACATGATCATCGGCGTCGACATCAACCCCGATCGCGAGGAATGGGGCCGCAAGTTCGGCATGACCGACTTCCTCAACACCAAGGGCATGAGCAACGACGAGATCGTCCAGAAGATCGTCGCGATGACCGATGGCGGTGCGGACTACACCTTCGATTGCACCGGCAACACCAATGTCATGCGCACCGCACTCGAGGCCTGCCACCGCGGCTGGGGCGAGAGCATCATCATCGGCGTGGCCGAAGCGGGCAAGGAGATCGCGACCCGTCCGTTCCAGCTCGTCACCGGGCGCGTATGGAAGGGTACCGCGTTCGGCGGCGCCAAGGGCCGGACCGACGTGCCCAAGATCGTCGACTGGTACATGAACGGCAAGATCGAGATCGATCCGATGATCACGCACGTTCTTTCGCTTGAAGAAATCAACAAGGGCTTCGATCTGATGCACGCGGGCGAATCCATCCGCTCGGTCGTCGTCTACTAA
- a CDS encoding VOC family protein — translation MFSHIFVGSNDPAAARTFYNAVMAGLGHAAGTEIKDGAATYYTDGSAAFIVGTPANGEPATWANGGTIGLRASGPEVVDAAYKAGIANGGACDGEPGPRAAFPGSYGAYLRDPDGNKICLWHVAA, via the coding sequence ATGTTTTCGCACATCTTCGTCGGCAGCAACGATCCCGCCGCGGCGCGCACTTTCTACAATGCGGTGATGGCGGGCCTCGGCCACGCTGCGGGCACCGAGATCAAGGACGGCGCGGCGACCTACTACACTGACGGCAGCGCGGCCTTCATCGTCGGCACCCCGGCCAACGGCGAGCCTGCGACCTGGGCCAACGGCGGGACCATCGGCCTCAGGGCGAGCGGCCCCGAGGTGGTCGATGCGGCTTACAAGGCTGGTATCGCCAATGGCGGGGCCTGCGATGGCGAGCCCGGTCCGCGCGCGGCTTTCCCGGGCAGCTACGGCGCCTACCTGCGCGACCCGGACGGCAACAAGATCTGCCTGTGGCACGTAGCGGCCTGA
- a CDS encoding winged helix-turn-helix transcriptional regulator, translating to MTAQSMRDHLQSLPETDPELDRLVTEIIGRVADKWTMLLIEVLTEKGTCRFGELGRECVGISQKMLTQTLRAMERDGLVTRKIYPVVPPKVEYALTEMGLGLSEAFCGVWLWAERNRAAIEQARSDYAAREEA from the coding sequence ATGACGGCACAATCCATGCGTGATCATCTCCAGTCCCTGCCCGAAACCGACCCCGAGCTCGACCGGCTCGTCACCGAGATCATCGGCCGCGTCGCCGACAAGTGGACAATGTTGCTGATCGAGGTGCTCACCGAAAAGGGTACCTGCCGCTTCGGTGAACTCGGCCGTGAATGCGTGGGGATCAGCCAGAAGATGCTGACCCAGACCCTGCGCGCGATGGAGCGCGACGGGCTCGTGACCCGCAAGATCTATCCGGTCGTTCCGCCCAAGGTCGAATATGCATTGACCGAGATGGGGCTCGGACTGAGCGAGGCCTTCTGCGGGGTCTGGCTCTGGGCCGAACGCAATCGCGCTGCCATCGAGCAGGCCCGCTCCGACTATGCCGCAAGGGAGGAAGCCTAA